The following is a genomic window from Bradysia coprophila strain Holo2 chromosome IV unlocalized genomic scaffold, BU_Bcop_v1 contig_5, whole genome shotgun sequence.
tttttcttttttcttttttccttttttgttttgtacagATATAAtactttttaatgtttttataaGAGTTATTAGTAAAGTGAGATATTActaatcaataattttataagataagtaaatttacaatttttaatcctttgttgttgttgtttttgttgtttgcttcattcactttttttaatattaatttttccttttctttttgtttaaataaaaatgtttttatttgttagattattttattattattttattacattatGATAACATATTATGTTATAAAGTCGAGACTAGATTATTCttgtttataataaaaatgtatttttcttcctttcctttcttgtattttatgtatatcgaatttttgttaacaatatcaataaagaaaaatgattacaaacaaaagacaataaaaataatatttacattggaaccaatcaatcaatcaaaaaaaaagttaataacaaaaagttcataaaaataagagaaaacaaaaagaaaaattttgcatttttcaaaacatgtCACACAATTGGGCTAGCTCTtcgatttcattgatttgttgGAGTTTCAGACGAAGCGTGAACGTGAAATGTTAATTTTCCTCGTCAACATGCTCGTTCATGGAAATTTTGCCAAAGAGAAAATTGTCAATTCGAGGCGAGGCCGAGGGTAAAAACACACCAAATGAGCAAAATTTCGGTTAAACACAAGCTGGGAACAAGATGTAAGACAATGGGATTCTCGTTTTGACAATGGTTAGTTATGACATctagtgcaaagtactttattaaaagctctagatgtgtaattagaAGGCGAGACCGCaggccgtgtgtcataataTTCATCGTGAGCCCAATAAAGTACTTTGTACCGATGTTCCTacaacgatttatgcaacagaggcatctagagtttaaaaatgttgaacataACAATGCTGAGATGTGTAAACGTCatttttacgcactagtgcgtaaacagaatatatttatgaaaatacatttacgCCGGCACTACTTTGATCGTACTACTGATGGATGAACATAAAGTGGGTTCAATTTTGATAAGACACAGACagtaaaaaacttcaaataaaattcaatcgaaCTGACATTATGAGCACCTAAATTACGATTTAGAATTCAATCACAAAATACGAACGCTTCTTAAAGAGGTGGTGGTttgacaaaagcgtacacttcATGCATTTCCGGTAGACGTTTCAgaaattcgacatttttcatgtGCGTACTTTGTGAATGGCCTCGTAATTTTAAGATAAAACTTTATCCGCTTGCACTCTGAATCGTTACAAATTCTGCCATGTCAACACCAAAGAAGTAAAATCTGACCAATCACCAAAAGAAAGGCCAGAAAAGAACAGATAACCATATCAAGGACTAAACGACTGGTTGAAACTTCATATTGGAAAAAATTGCCAGTTTTATTGAGCTTCATCAAGCCTAAGAAGACCTAGTTCGAGTGCTTTAGACACTCCaattagaaattatttaactttttgAGGAACTGTTTCCGAACAGAGACTCGCTTTTTGTGTAAAAGGGCAAATGTTAGGCGAAAGGAAATTCCCGTTAGTTTCTAAATGCACACATCAGTTGGACACACTAGGAAATCTGTACCCACTGGACTCGttagatttttgattttaaactgaaatttgtTGTCTCTGATATCCTTACAAATTCAAGGACATGGAACGGGATAGTATAGCTTTACCAGTTAAAGCCAGGTATGACCCTAAGGATCATCAATGTATCTGTTCCCGATAAAGTAATGCAAAAacgaaatgataaaaaaaatctttcaaccgaaaacataaaaattcaaaacaatcgTAATGGTCGAACAAGTGTCTTATCAACTATTGTTAGAAGCTCTCTTATACTCCCTTAACCCCTCACTAGcattatttaaaaacatttacaaaaaaaccTCTGCAAAACCACTTCCACTATACACCGTCCACTATCAAAATTGATCATAACATGTTCACTTGACCTAACTATAACTCTACCATTTTTCACCTTGGCGCGTAATAAATTTCATCTTTTATTGTCGGTGGCCGTTACCTTGGGATGGATTAGCGTTCCGAGTCAAACGATCGAATAAGTAATGCAACAATTGCTGTCGTTCGGTGAACAGTTATCGAACAGTTGGTTTACGTATTCCATTGTTGGCTCGCTTAAAAATCTCCCCAATCATTGAATTCGGAGATTCGTAGCATTTGGATGggtacattttctgtcaattgCCGACGAAAAAGAGCAAAATTTGAGTTTGTCAAAGTCACATAGTCCACACGGGACCATTTTACTTAAAGTCTGCATTTACAGACATTCGtatttgtcaaaatgtttCCAAAACACTGGACATTTAACATCAAAAATGTGAAACTAAACAATTAAACTTCCGTCGATCGTCCAAACGGTCCGTTACCAACGCACTGTTCATCCGACTTCGATAATTTCCGTTCGCGTTTATGGAATATGCCACCCAAAAAGCTGGGATATTGTGGATGATGAGCACCCGACAGTAATGGTGATGTGCCTGTCACTTGACCAGCAGCACAGCCACCATGCTGTTGAATCAAACGAGCTTTGGCTTCGTTACGTGAACCAGAACTGGCTGACGTTGATTGGAATGATATTGACATGCCGCTGTCCAATGAACCGACACTGCCACGTCGTTGAGGCTTCTCGTTGCcaactaaaatttttaatgaagaaaattagtcaaaataaacaaccaGAGTCGTCATCGACATAACGATAATCGGCACGAGATCACTACTCACATTGTTCGTGCATGTCCAACAACGAATTGCTCAATGCACTGCGCTTCAATTGAGCCTCGTGCTGTGTCTCATTCTGTGGCGATTGATACGGACACGGCACTTCAACATCAGCTACACCGCTATCACGATTTTCCGAATTTCCGCTTCGATTACCGCGTGTCGATTTCTGCTTATCCAGTTCAGCCTCAATTCGCAGCGTTTCCATTTCGTCCATTTCGCTGATGGATTCGCGTAGATCTTCAGCAAATTTGCATCGATCGTGTTCGTTACGGGCGTTGAATGTAACCAGCACTTTACCGTCAACTTTCTGCGATAGCCGAATGCAGTAGGTGTAGTCTGCGGGAGATAGAGAATCGAAATTGTAGCCACAAACGGAcatttgaatcaattttaatttttgtcttaCTTGGCACGTCCAGCAACGTGACCACCATACCGCACAACGGGAAACTATTCCTAAACGTATACGTCACTGAGCTTTTCTTCTTGCTGAATATTTTCGTAATAACCAACAAATCGTTGAACAAGAACACTTCGCGTTGATGCACGCCAGGTCGTTCCTTTTTGTTAATGTCGGGTATTTCGTAGAGTCGACAGTAGCACACCAGCCTGCGGTGAGGCATTGCCAGATTCGGTTTTTTACCGACTATTGTCGCTTGTACTTTCATCACTTGGGTAACATGATCGGAGCCCGGTTTGAATTCGTTCGCTTTGACACGTTCATAGATTCCGACCAACATGTCTCGGTCAATGTCATGGCAATCGTCGATTCCACGaagatttttgatgaaatcgtCGGGACGCATTCTgaagaaataaagaaaatgttaggtCACATACAGCCCAGCAACCGAGGACGGTCTAGGTATAACACATACCGTCGTTCTGGTTTCAAATTTGGTGTATGAAGATCAGTGTTCAGCATGATGATAGCAAATGCCATAACGAAGATCTGCGGGGAAAAGAATTGCTTTACATTCCTGTCGCAGCTGCCGAATTTTACCGTCAAAAACTTACCGTATCTGATGACCTCAGTCTAGCAATAATGTCCGAATTGCATTGACAGTATCTTTGCGAAAAGATCTCCATCAATCGTTCGATTTTCTGAGCCTCGCCCGGCATCCGGAAATAAGCTTGGAATTTTCGCAACGCAACATCAACCTGCATACCAGAAAGATCCAGCTCACCGGCAAAGCACTCCAGCACGGCCATATTGAATTGACTTTGTAAGTTACCCAAATATTCACCGATCATTTGTCGCGACAGACCCTTGCGTGATATCAAAAACCTGGCCACACCTTGTGGAGTGTTTTCGAGGAAGCCTCTTCGTATCAAGTACGTGATTCCCTTCTCCGGTTTCTTATTGAACAAATTCAGTCCGACACGGTATTGTCTTTTTCTAATTGTCTCCGACACCTTGTAGTTGGTTggggttgtgatttgctcgtGCTGATCAAGTGAATAATTAGCCGCACTGGTATGAGAGTTCAGACACTCCGTATCGGTGGAAATACAACCGGAGCTCATGTGATCGGGCGATTGAGCCATCATGGCACCTTTTCGTTTCCATTGTGGCGATGTGGAGCGATCAGAACTAATATCACATAAAACACGTTCGGCACTGCTATCACTGCCAGATGATTGCACCGACGATAAACTACCATTCTCTGCCGTCTTGCACAGTCCATTCGGTCGCAGTGCACGATTTGGTGTGTGTTCATATGGTAACCGTTGTCCAGTTATGGATGACGTTCTCTTTGGTACTTCGGGTGGTACGCGTTTGCTAGCTGCGATTTGTGCACTGGTTCTGGGGCGCATATAGATTTGTGCCGCTGAGTAATATGGCTGCATCGGTGGACTTTGATGTGAATTCCATGACGAATTCATCGAGAGTGGTGAATCAATTTGTGAACTTGCGTTCATGCTAAGATCCTGCTGCTGGCAGTACTGTACTTGATGCGTCTGTGGTGGGTGATATTGTTGTTGCTGATAATGTTGTGGCGTTGGTGTACTGTAGTAGTGCTGTTCGGCGTGCAGTAAGTTGACATGAGGATGCGAATGTTGTTGACCACCCGACCAACATGTCACGGGCATTGGAGACGAATTACCGGACTGACTTCGTGGTATTGGACTAACATCTAAACTACGACGTTCTCGCAGAGACATGGAACGGACAGGAGTTACACGAGAACCGGGCGGTGTTGCTGTTATTGTGGCACAGACACGTTGTTGGGGTTGTTGTTGATTAGTTGCATTTGTTTGGTCACAAGTATTTGCGTATGCCGACGTTGGCGGTTCGTCAATGTATTGGTGGTCTTGATGATTTTGTGGTAGTCTGCGACTGAGTCGCTTCTCAGCTTTGGCCATTGCTGTGATTGAAGCAAATTTCTGAACCATCGTGTAATGTCGGAAGGCTCGCTGAATTGTGATAGCTGCATTTCGAGCTACAATTCCGCCATACTTTCGTTCCAGTAATTCAATTTGCTTGTCTAACAGATCCTGCGACAGTTCGTACCTAaaaacgaaatggaaaaaacatttaaaatatttacaattgaaTTCAGTGTGTAAtgcaaaattgatttcatcTGTCGAGAACCATTCGGGAAGAACATTTAACGATGCAGAAAGTGACGGAGGCTCTTTTAACTTTCATGTCTGTTTCGTGCACTTCGCATAACATTTACAACAATTCATGAGGTCTcattcgtttcaattttatgatatAAATTCGCGACAAGCACGAATGATTTCTCGTACGTCTTATCACGCCATCATAGCAGACACATAAATTTAACATTGAAATATTCAAAAGTTCGAGCATCTGTCGGtctgttcaacattttttttggcacTAGCGATAAACAAGCATTTTCTTCAGAAAAACTgggtaaattgtaaatttaaaatttgtgtggTTTGTGTCTCAATGAATGTATTAACGCTTTTCAGATCTGTACAAAGCGTTGAGGAaagtgattttatttttatacttaGTTTGGATCCTATGGCTGGTTGTTCAGAAATCTGTGGTCAGACGTTATAGACGCGCCAAGTTTAATATAAGACATATATTAAGAAACGTAATTAATACGTAGATTTTAGACCTTAGAGATAcgtagtcatctgttatcaacaattTCGACAAAAGTAACATCTGTGTCACATAGGTGTCGTGAACGGCATAGtgaacggacgtgtttataCGTCGCTCTCTGAAAGTGTTCTTTTGTGCTTCTTTGTGTAAATAGATTTgtgattttgtctaattttgtgctgctttttgatgatttcgatgttttttttttggctaatTATGTGTGGTCAAAtagtgaaataatttaaaatttattgacaaaatcaaaatcgtttgctcgtgaaccactttttttttatcaatatgTACGGCCTGTACAATTCTATTGTTCTCTTTTGTTAACGGACATGTGCTTATGAACAgcgatgattttgtttggatttacaatgaaatttctgGTACAACTGTTGTACAATCGTTCGAAAGAACTCTTCGCCGTATGGCTCTATGTCGGGACTCTTAATGAACCTGATTCTAATGATCCACGGATCT
Proteins encoded in this region:
- the LOC119071882 gene encoding IQ motif and SEC7 domain-containing protein 2 isoform X6; this translates as MHKTSESQQLSVATTLLPSSHLSSSSTITTTTSPLINNEHNTNTSTTSANTPNFCCTLEIKFIWYELSQDLLDKQIELLERKYGGIVARNAAITIQRAFRHYTMVQKFASITAMAKAEKRLSRRLPQNHQDHQYIDEPPTSAYANTCDQTNATNQQQPQQRVCATITATPPGSRVTPVRSMSLRERRSLDVSPIPRSQSGNSSPMPVTCWSGGQQHSHPHVNLLHAEQHYYSTPTPQHYQQQQYHPPQTHQVQYCQQQDLSMNASSQIDSPLSMNSSWNSHQSPPMQPYYSAAQIYMRPRTSAQIAASKRVPPEVPKRTSSITGQRLPYEHTPNRALRPNGLCKTAENGSLSSVQSSGSDSSAERVLCDISSDRSTSPQWKRKGAMMAQSPDHMSSGCISTDTECLNSHTSAANYSLDQHEQITTPTNYKVSETIRKRQYRVGLNLFNKKPEKGITYLIRRGFLENTPQGVARFLISRKGLSRQMIGEYLGNLQSQFNMAVLECFAGELDLSGMQVDVALRKFQAYFRMPGEAQKIERLMEIFSQRYCQCNSDIIARLRSSDTIFVMAFAIIMLNTDLHTPNLKPERRMRPDDFIKNLRGIDDCHDIDRDMLVGIYERVKANEFKPGSDHVTQVMKVQATIVGKKPNLAMPHRRLVCYCRLYEIPDINKKERPGVHQREVFLFNDLLVITKIFSKKKSSVTYTFRNSFPLCGMVVTLLDVPNYTYCIRLSQKVDGKVLVTFNARNEHDRCKFAEDLRESISEMDEMETLRIEAELDKQKSTRGNRSGNSENRDSGVADVEVPCPYQSPQNETQHEAQLKRSALSNSLLDMHEQFGNEKPQRRGSVGSLDSGMSISFQSTSASSGSRNEAKARLIQQHGGCAAGQVTGTSPLLSGAHHPQYPSFLGGIFHKRERKLSKSDEQCVGNGPFGRSTEV
- the LOC119071882 gene encoding IQ motif and SEC7 domain-containing protein 2 isoform X5, giving the protein MSAIDVYRFPQKVADRSSPAYVVQGNTDGYVYLQQQHYTPPQQVVYQHSACHQVHPSHQQSVQSLHKKGSVRNGSDVMKRNRTQTGYELSQDLLDKQIELLERKYGGIVARNAAITIQRAFRHYTMVQKFASITAMAKAEKRLSRRLPQNHQDHQYIDEPPTSAYANTCDQTNATNQQQPQQRVCATITATPPGSRVTPVRSMSLRERRSLDVSPIPRSQSGNSSPMPVTCWSGGQQHSHPHVNLLHAEQHYYSTPTPQHYQQQQYHPPQTHQVQYCQQQDLSMNASSQIDSPLSMNSSWNSHQSPPMQPYYSAAQIYMRPRTSAQIAASKRVPPEVPKRTSSITGQRLPYEHTPNRALRPNGLCKTAENGSLSSVQSSGSDSSAERVLCDISSDRSTSPQWKRKGAMMAQSPDHMSSGCISTDTECLNSHTSAANYSLDQHEQITTPTNYKVSETIRKRQYRVGLNLFNKKPEKGITYLIRRGFLENTPQGVARFLISRKGLSRQMIGEYLGNLQSQFNMAVLECFAGELDLSGMQVDVALRKFQAYFRMPGEAQKIERLMEIFSQRYCQCNSDIIARLRSSDTIFVMAFAIIMLNTDLHTPNLKPERRMRPDDFIKNLRGIDDCHDIDRDMLVGIYERVKANEFKPGSDHVTQVMKVQATIVGKKPNLAMPHRRLVCYCRLYEIPDINKKERPGVHQREVFLFNDLLVITKIFSKKKSSVTYTFRNSFPLCGMVVTLLDVPNYTYCIRLSQKVDGKVLVTFNARNEHDRCKFAEDLRESISEMDEMETLRIEAELDKQKSTRGNRSGNSENRDSGVADVEVPCPYQSPQNETQHEAQLKRSALSNSLLDMHEQFGNEKPQRRGSVGSLDSGMSISFQSTSASSGSRNEAKARLIQQHGGCAAGQVTGTSPLLSGAHHPQYPSFLGGIFHKRERKLSKSDEQCVGNGPFGRSTEV
- the LOC119071882 gene encoding IQ motif and SEC7 domain-containing protein 1 isoform X1; translated protein: MCDSDNSNNISSSSQQLLFQGTNSQHESVASSIEAPGCMEDIAAENFWLREKLKEITNERDRLIREVANLQLELDMGELKRLPEDSFPQKVADRSSPAYVVQGNTDGYVYLQQQHYTPPQQVVYQHSACHQVHPSHQQSVQSLHKKGSVRNGSDVMKRNRTQTGYELSQDLLDKQIELLERKYGGIVARNAAITIQRAFRHYTMVQKFASITAMAKAEKRLSRRLPQNHQDHQYIDEPPTSAYANTCDQTNATNQQQPQQRVCATITATPPGSRVTPVRSMSLRERRSLDVSPIPRSQSGNSSPMPVTCWSGGQQHSHPHVNLLHAEQHYYSTPTPQHYQQQQYHPPQTHQVQYCQQQDLSMNASSQIDSPLSMNSSWNSHQSPPMQPYYSAAQIYMRPRTSAQIAASKRVPPEVPKRTSSITGQRLPYEHTPNRALRPNGLCKTAENGSLSSVQSSGSDSSAERVLCDISSDRSTSPQWKRKGAMMAQSPDHMSSGCISTDTECLNSHTSAANYSLDQHEQITTPTNYKVSETIRKRQYRVGLNLFNKKPEKGITYLIRRGFLENTPQGVARFLISRKGLSRQMIGEYLGNLQSQFNMAVLECFAGELDLSGMQVDVALRKFQAYFRMPGEAQKIERLMEIFSQRYCQCNSDIIARLRSSDTIFVMAFAIIMLNTDLHTPNLKPERRMRPDDFIKNLRGIDDCHDIDRDMLVGIYERVKANEFKPGSDHVTQVMKVQATIVGKKPNLAMPHRRLVCYCRLYEIPDINKKERPGVHQREVFLFNDLLVITKIFSKKKSSVTYTFRNSFPLCGMVVTLLDVPNYTYCIRLSQKVDGKVLVTFNARNEHDRCKFAEDLRESISEMDEMETLRIEAELDKQKSTRGNRSGNSENRDSGVADVEVPCPYQSPQNETQHEAQLKRSALSNSLLDMHEQFGNEKPQRRGSVGSLDSGMSISFQSTSASSGSRNEAKARLIQQHGGCAAGQVTGTSPLLSGAHHPQYPSFLGGIFHKRERKLSKSDEQCVGNGPFGRSTEV
- the LOC119071882 gene encoding IQ motif and SEC7 domain-containing protein 1 isoform X2, which encodes MPEADVPFLQYGSDKTPTVIIVGDGRSRVRKVVRTTTRHVTVVSYSTRHKESRTHTSHHVTTVSFPQKVADRSSPAYVVQGNTDGYVYLQQQHYTPPQQVVYQHSACHQVHPSHQQSVQSLHKKGSVRNGSDVMKRNRTQTGYELSQDLLDKQIELLERKYGGIVARNAAITIQRAFRHYTMVQKFASITAMAKAEKRLSRRLPQNHQDHQYIDEPPTSAYANTCDQTNATNQQQPQQRVCATITATPPGSRVTPVRSMSLRERRSLDVSPIPRSQSGNSSPMPVTCWSGGQQHSHPHVNLLHAEQHYYSTPTPQHYQQQQYHPPQTHQVQYCQQQDLSMNASSQIDSPLSMNSSWNSHQSPPMQPYYSAAQIYMRPRTSAQIAASKRVPPEVPKRTSSITGQRLPYEHTPNRALRPNGLCKTAENGSLSSVQSSGSDSSAERVLCDISSDRSTSPQWKRKGAMMAQSPDHMSSGCISTDTECLNSHTSAANYSLDQHEQITTPTNYKVSETIRKRQYRVGLNLFNKKPEKGITYLIRRGFLENTPQGVARFLISRKGLSRQMIGEYLGNLQSQFNMAVLECFAGELDLSGMQVDVALRKFQAYFRMPGEAQKIERLMEIFSQRYCQCNSDIIARLRSSDTIFVMAFAIIMLNTDLHTPNLKPERRMRPDDFIKNLRGIDDCHDIDRDMLVGIYERVKANEFKPGSDHVTQVMKVQATIVGKKPNLAMPHRRLVCYCRLYEIPDINKKERPGVHQREVFLFNDLLVITKIFSKKKSSVTYTFRNSFPLCGMVVTLLDVPNYTYCIRLSQKVDGKVLVTFNARNEHDRCKFAEDLRESISEMDEMETLRIEAELDKQKSTRGNRSGNSENRDSGVADVEVPCPYQSPQNETQHEAQLKRSALSNSLLDMHEQFGNEKPQRRGSVGSLDSGMSISFQSTSASSGSRNEAKARLIQQHGGCAAGQVTGTSPLLSGAHHPQYPSFLGGIFHKRERKLSKSDEQCVGNGPFGRSTEV
- the LOC119071882 gene encoding IQ motif and SEC7 domain-containing protein 2 isoform X4, whose protein sequence is MLLFPMFLNFPQKVADRSSPAYVVQGNTDGYVYLQQQHYTPPQQVVYQHSACHQVHPSHQQSVQSLHKKGSVRNGSDVMKRNRTQTGYELSQDLLDKQIELLERKYGGIVARNAAITIQRAFRHYTMVQKFASITAMAKAEKRLSRRLPQNHQDHQYIDEPPTSAYANTCDQTNATNQQQPQQRVCATITATPPGSRVTPVRSMSLRERRSLDVSPIPRSQSGNSSPMPVTCWSGGQQHSHPHVNLLHAEQHYYSTPTPQHYQQQQYHPPQTHQVQYCQQQDLSMNASSQIDSPLSMNSSWNSHQSPPMQPYYSAAQIYMRPRTSAQIAASKRVPPEVPKRTSSITGQRLPYEHTPNRALRPNGLCKTAENGSLSSVQSSGSDSSAERVLCDISSDRSTSPQWKRKGAMMAQSPDHMSSGCISTDTECLNSHTSAANYSLDQHEQITTPTNYKVSETIRKRQYRVGLNLFNKKPEKGITYLIRRGFLENTPQGVARFLISRKGLSRQMIGEYLGNLQSQFNMAVLECFAGELDLSGMQVDVALRKFQAYFRMPGEAQKIERLMEIFSQRYCQCNSDIIARLRSSDTIFVMAFAIIMLNTDLHTPNLKPERRMRPDDFIKNLRGIDDCHDIDRDMLVGIYERVKANEFKPGSDHVTQVMKVQATIVGKKPNLAMPHRRLVCYCRLYEIPDINKKERPGVHQREVFLFNDLLVITKIFSKKKSSVTYTFRNSFPLCGMVVTLLDVPNYTYCIRLSQKVDGKVLVTFNARNEHDRCKFAEDLRESISEMDEMETLRIEAELDKQKSTRGNRSGNSENRDSGVADVEVPCPYQSPQNETQHEAQLKRSALSNSLLDMHEQFGNEKPQRRGSVGSLDSGMSISFQSTSASSGSRNEAKARLIQQHGGCAAGQVTGTSPLLSGAHHPQYPSFLGGIFHKRERKLSKSDEQCVGNGPFGRSTEV
- the LOC119071882 gene encoding IQ motif and SEC7 domain-containing protein 1 isoform X3, with amino-acid sequence MIICISGFIIGGSFPQKVADRSSPAYVVQGNTDGYVYLQQQHYTPPQQVVYQHSACHQVHPSHQQSVQSLHKKGSVRNGSDVMKRNRTQTGYELSQDLLDKQIELLERKYGGIVARNAAITIQRAFRHYTMVQKFASITAMAKAEKRLSRRLPQNHQDHQYIDEPPTSAYANTCDQTNATNQQQPQQRVCATITATPPGSRVTPVRSMSLRERRSLDVSPIPRSQSGNSSPMPVTCWSGGQQHSHPHVNLLHAEQHYYSTPTPQHYQQQQYHPPQTHQVQYCQQQDLSMNASSQIDSPLSMNSSWNSHQSPPMQPYYSAAQIYMRPRTSAQIAASKRVPPEVPKRTSSITGQRLPYEHTPNRALRPNGLCKTAENGSLSSVQSSGSDSSAERVLCDISSDRSTSPQWKRKGAMMAQSPDHMSSGCISTDTECLNSHTSAANYSLDQHEQITTPTNYKVSETIRKRQYRVGLNLFNKKPEKGITYLIRRGFLENTPQGVARFLISRKGLSRQMIGEYLGNLQSQFNMAVLECFAGELDLSGMQVDVALRKFQAYFRMPGEAQKIERLMEIFSQRYCQCNSDIIARLRSSDTIFVMAFAIIMLNTDLHTPNLKPERRMRPDDFIKNLRGIDDCHDIDRDMLVGIYERVKANEFKPGSDHVTQVMKVQATIVGKKPNLAMPHRRLVCYCRLYEIPDINKKERPGVHQREVFLFNDLLVITKIFSKKKSSVTYTFRNSFPLCGMVVTLLDVPNYTYCIRLSQKVDGKVLVTFNARNEHDRCKFAEDLRESISEMDEMETLRIEAELDKQKSTRGNRSGNSENRDSGVADVEVPCPYQSPQNETQHEAQLKRSALSNSLLDMHEQFGNEKPQRRGSVGSLDSGMSISFQSTSASSGSRNEAKARLIQQHGGCAAGQVTGTSPLLSGAHHPQYPSFLGGIFHKRERKLSKSDEQCVGNGPFGRSTEV
- the LOC119071882 gene encoding IQ motif and SEC7 domain-containing protein 1 isoform X7, whose amino-acid sequence is MVQKFASITAMAKAEKRLSRRLPQNHQDHQYIDEPPTSAYANTCDQTNATNQQQPQQRVCATITATPPGSRVTPVRSMSLRERRSLDVSPIPRSQSGNSSPMPVTCWSGGQQHSHPHVNLLHAEQHYYSTPTPQHYQQQQYHPPQTHQVQYCQQQDLSMNASSQIDSPLSMNSSWNSHQSPPMQPYYSAAQIYMRPRTSAQIAASKRVPPEVPKRTSSITGQRLPYEHTPNRALRPNGLCKTAENGSLSSVQSSGSDSSAERVLCDISSDRSTSPQWKRKGAMMAQSPDHMSSGCISTDTECLNSHTSAANYSLDQHEQITTPTNYKVSETIRKRQYRVGLNLFNKKPEKGITYLIRRGFLENTPQGVARFLISRKGLSRQMIGEYLGNLQSQFNMAVLECFAGELDLSGMQVDVALRKFQAYFRMPGEAQKIERLMEIFSQRYCQCNSDIIARLRSSDTIFVMAFAIIMLNTDLHTPNLKPERRMRPDDFIKNLRGIDDCHDIDRDMLVGIYERVKANEFKPGSDHVTQVMKVQATIVGKKPNLAMPHRRLVCYCRLYEIPDINKKERPGVHQREVFLFNDLLVITKIFSKKKSSVTYTFRNSFPLCGMVVTLLDVPNYTYCIRLSQKVDGKVLVTFNARNEHDRCKFAEDLRESISEMDEMETLRIEAELDKQKSTRGNRSGNSENRDSGVADVEVPCPYQSPQNETQHEAQLKRSALSNSLLDMHEQFGNEKPQRRGSVGSLDSGMSISFQSTSASSGSRNEAKARLIQQHGGCAAGQVTGTSPLLSGAHHPQYPSFLGGIFHKRERKLSKSDEQCVGNGPFGRSTEV